Genomic window (Sediminispirochaeta smaragdinae DSM 11293):
AATCTTTGAAGCTGAAGTGAGGCTATCTTTTTGAGTGATCTGAATTTTCTGGGCTATTTCGATAATCGCATCAATGTATTTCATATAATAATTATCCTTATCTATATGATTTATTACACATAATACATGGTATTTATTGGTATGGGTAGCATTTATTTTTATATCATATCGGTTTTGTGTATTTATTATAAAAAATAACTTGCAAATTTTTTGATCAATGGTACTATTTTTAGCTGTAGACTTATTTTTGGAGTATGCGATGACAAAACAAGAACGCGTTAAAGCAGTTTTTGCATTTAAAGAACCTGACCTTGTACCAATCGACTTTGGCGCTACCAATAACTCCGGTATAGCACTTCATGCTTATAAGGACCTTATTCATTATATGGACCTTAACGACCAGACAATCAGGGCATCTGACATGATTCAACAATTGGCGGAGCCTTCGGAAGAACTTCTCCTTCGCTTCGAAACGGAATTCAGAGGAGGACTTCCGAAATATTATGCAACTATTCCTCTTCCTGTTGAGAGTGCGAACTGGAAAGCTGCGCATATAAAAAAGAATGGAATCCTGCAATATCAAGATGAATGGGATGTTGTCTATCGTTTTGATCCGAAGCATGATTTTTACTATTCACGTATTTCAGGACCTCTTGAAGGAACTACAGTAGAAATAGATGATATCCGTCATCTTTCCATGCCGTCGGGAGACGAGTCTTGGCGTTTCCCGGAAGTCGAACAAAAAATGGTCACGTACAGAAAGACCGGAAATGTTACTGTGCTGCGTTCCGTTTGCTCGGGACTTGTGGAGATGGCGTCTAAGTTACGCGGCATGGACAATTTTCTCGTTGATGCCATGATGACACCCAAAACGGCGGAATATCTTTTACATAGAATTTTCGATGTAAAAATGCGTTTCTGGGATGCTGTCCTGGATAAAATGGGAACCAGCCTTGATATTGCCGTGGAAGCGGATGATTATGGTACACAAGAATCCCTTTTGATTTCACCGCTTCTGTTTAAAAAACTTCTAAAACCGCTTTGGAGCGAACTTTTTTCGCATATAAAGAGAAAAGCACCTCATATCAAAATTTTATTTCATTCGTGTGGGGCTGTAAGAGCCTTGATTCCCGATTTTATCGAAATGGGAGCTGACGCTTTGAATCCCATTCATATCACGGCACGAGGTATGGAACCCGAAGGTCTTAAACACGATTTCGGAAAGGAAATTGTTTTTTGGGGTGGGGGAATCGATACCCAGCGGGTCTTGCCCATGGGAACCGCCCAAGAAATTCAGGATGACGTCAAGCGTAATTTCGACGCCCTTGCACCGGGCGGCGGCTGGGTCTTTGCTCCTGTACATAATATTCAAGCAGATGTTTCTCCCAAAAGGATATTAATGATGATGAACACATTCAGGCAGCTTCGAGAAAAGTGAACGCCCAAATGGGCAATATCAAATTATTGCGTTGAAAGCTTTTGCTTTTCAATAACTATTTTATAGGAGGCCATTGTGAAAAAGCTAACCAAGGTACTTAGTGTTTTGTTGATGATCTGTACAGGACTTAATGTTTTTGCAGCAGGAAACCAGGAAACGAGTGACGGGATTGTCATCGGTGTCTCTCTTCCGACGCAGAGAGAGGCTCGTTGGGTGCGCGACAAAGAGACAATGGAAGCCTATGCCGAAGAGCTCGGCATAGATCTACGTATGGCTGTTGCCGATGCGGATATGGCCCAGCAGGCTTCTCAGGTTGAAAACTTGCTTGCGCAACAGGTTGATGTACTCATTCTTGCCCCGCATGATGCCTCGGCCAGTGCCAGTCTTGTGAAAAGGAGCGTTGCGGAAGGTGTTCCTGTTATTTCCTATGCGAGATTAATTCGGGACACTTCTGATATCTCCCTCTTTATGGCAATTGATCCCGAAGAAGTAGGCCGTTTACAGGGGAAATTCCTTGTCGATACCGTCGGCCCTGGAAACTACATTCTTATGGCAGGAGCTCCTACCGATTATAATGCCACGCTTTTTTTCAATGGGGCGATGGAGTATATAAAGCCGATGGTTGACTCTGGGGAAATCAATGTTGTTGCCGAACAAGCGGTCGAGAACTGGCTTCCCGCGAATGCGCTCGCAATTGTCGAAAATGCTTTAACTGCTGCGAATAATAAGGTAGATGCCATTCTCGCCCCTAACGACGGTACCGCAGGTGGGGCAATCGTTGCTCTGGAAGCCCAAGGGCTTGTCGGCCAAGTTGTGATTACAGGACAAGATGCTGAAGTGGCCGCAATGAAGCGCATTGTTGCGGGGACTCAGACAATGTCGGTTCTGAAAGATACCAGAATTCTTGGA
Coding sequences:
- a CDS encoding sugar ABC transporter substrate-binding protein, translating into MKKLTKVLSVLLMICTGLNVFAAGNQETSDGIVIGVSLPTQREARWVRDKETMEAYAEELGIDLRMAVADADMAQQASQVENLLAQQVDVLILAPHDASASASLVKRSVAEGVPVISYARLIRDTSDISLFMAIDPEEVGRLQGKFLVDTVGPGNYILMAGAPTDYNATLFFNGAMEYIKPMVDSGEINVVAEQAVENWLPANALAIVENALTAANNKVDAILAPNDGTAGGAIVALEAQGLVGQVVITGQDAEVAAMKRIVAGTQTMSVLKDTRILGKAAIDAAVKIAQGETPDTHGSTIDNGAGEIPALLIPPIVITKDNLDEVVINSGYLERSQVYGE
- a CDS encoding uroporphyrinogen decarboxylase family protein is translated as MVLFLAVDLFLEYAMTKQERVKAVFAFKEPDLVPIDFGATNNSGIALHAYKDLIHYMDLNDQTIRASDMIQQLAEPSEELLLRFETEFRGGLPKYYATIPLPVESANWKAAHIKKNGILQYQDEWDVVYRFDPKHDFYYSRISGPLEGTTVEIDDIRHLSMPSGDESWRFPEVEQKMVTYRKTGNVTVLRSVCSGLVEMASKLRGMDNFLVDAMMTPKTAEYLLHRIFDVKMRFWDAVLDKMGTSLDIAVEADDYGTQESLLISPLLFKKLLKPLWSELFSHIKRKAPHIKILFHSCGAVRALIPDFIEMGADALNPIHITARGMEPEGLKHDFGKEIVFWGGGIDTQRVLPMGTAQEIQDDVKRNFDALAPGGGWVFAPVHNIQADVSPKRILMMMNTFRQLREK